One part of the Sphingobium yanoikuyae genome encodes these proteins:
- a CDS encoding tyrosine-type recombinase/integrase, producing the protein MNEQNEKARERRTKPATVTEVNSLARKPGRHSIGESLILCVSSSGAKSWVARVRDSDGRRRDMGLGPFADLTLAEAREKARTLRKAGRDGLPILTRAERRKALRKVPTFKEAAETVYERDKGEWKNEKHGAQWIKTLRDYAFPSLGSLSINRIEENHVAEALAPIWREKPETARRVLQRVLTVMDWGHAFKHCTVQLNRNGIRKLLGKQDAAKGNFAAMPYGEVSGLVATLRARETIGNMALEFLILTAARSGEVRGATWDEFDLESKLWIIPAERMKAKKEHNVPLCDRALALVRRAQEIASSETVVFPGLRGNPMSDATMAKALREAGVAKEAGTVHGMRSAFRDWVSEETSFPGDVAEAALAHTIKNKVEAAYRRGKLLAKRREMMAAWERHCQGSNSVIRMVAG; encoded by the coding sequence GACCGAGGTTAATTCGCTGGCTCGCAAGCCTGGTCGGCACTCGATCGGCGAAAGTCTCATCCTGTGCGTCAGTTCGTCAGGCGCAAAAAGTTGGGTGGCGAGGGTTCGCGATTCGGACGGGCGCCGCCGCGACATGGGGCTTGGGCCTTTCGCGGACTTGACCCTGGCTGAAGCGCGCGAGAAGGCGCGGACGCTGCGCAAAGCAGGCCGCGACGGTCTGCCGATTCTTACCCGCGCCGAGCGCCGGAAGGCCCTGCGCAAGGTGCCGACGTTCAAGGAGGCGGCGGAAACCGTCTATGAGCGCGACAAGGGCGAGTGGAAAAACGAGAAGCACGGCGCCCAGTGGATCAAGACGCTGCGCGACTATGCTTTCCCCTCGCTGGGAAGCCTTTCCATCAACCGGATCGAGGAAAACCATGTCGCCGAAGCGTTGGCCCCGATCTGGCGCGAGAAGCCGGAAACGGCGCGGAGGGTGCTGCAGCGCGTCCTGACGGTCATGGATTGGGGCCATGCATTCAAGCACTGCACCGTCCAGCTCAACCGCAACGGCATCCGCAAACTGCTAGGCAAGCAGGACGCGGCCAAGGGCAACTTCGCTGCCATGCCTTATGGCGAGGTTTCGGGGCTCGTCGCCACGCTCCGGGCCAGGGAGACGATCGGCAACATGGCGCTTGAGTTCCTGATCCTCACCGCAGCGCGATCGGGCGAGGTGCGCGGCGCGACATGGGATGAGTTTGATCTCGAGAGCAAGCTATGGATCATCCCGGCCGAGCGGATGAAGGCAAAGAAGGAGCATAACGTCCCGCTCTGCGACCGGGCGCTGGCGCTGGTCAGGCGCGCGCAGGAGATCGCTTCCAGCGAGACAGTCGTGTTTCCGGGGCTACGCGGCAACCCCATGTCGGACGCCACGATGGCGAAGGCTCTGCGAGAGGCCGGCGTCGCCAAGGAGGCCGGAACGGTTCACGGCATGCGATCGGCGTTCCGCGATTGGGTGTCGGAAGAAACCAGTTTCCCCGGCGATGTGGCAGAGGCTGCTCTGGCCCACACCATCAAGAACAAGGTGGAGGCCGCCTATCGCCGCGGCAAGCTGTTGGCTAAGCGCCGGGAGATGATGGCGGCATGGGAGCGGCATTGCCAGGGTAGCAATAGTGTCATCCGAATGGTGGCCGGATGA
- a CDS encoding excisionase family DNA-binding protein, producing MAIAPVTCSVDEAVNALGIGRSTFYRHMRAGMIDTVRVGGRRLVKIESVKRLVEAA from the coding sequence ATGGCAATCGCGCCCGTTACCTGCAGCGTCGATGAAGCTGTCAATGCGCTCGGCATCGGCCGGTCCACTTTCTATCGCCACATGCGCGCCGGCATGATCGACACGGTGCGTGTCGGCGGTCGCCGCCTGGTCAAGATCGAGAGCGTGAAGCGCCTCGTGGAAGCGGCATGA
- a CDS encoding AAA family ATPase, translated as MTLAQDITKRFNGDWHGDYGAFPTPGHSPSDRGTTVKDDPGAPDGVLINSFNGGDAIAIKDQCREWGILPSRDADQIRSRSTWRVTGTFEYVDEDGTVLYRTQRREKAGERKKFAAERLNGTEWAGGIKGIRRVLYRLPDILAARADEPVYLVEGERKADKLASWGLIGTAVAFGSNGWLSSYADALAGRAVIILPDNDDVGRTFAEKAAADLQGAGCSVRVIDLPGLPPKGDIMDWTGSADDLRALVEKVPAPAAETFAVADLGAWAGIQPTPKAFIMAGFVPARELTLATGAGGANKSTFGQQLATCCAAGVPMLGIDVMQGPALYITAEDDDDRLHWMQTHICRALAVDMAGMAGKLHLVSLRGRLGNELATFDAEGKLRPAPSFQLLKATIEQTGSSLVVLDNAAHLFAGNENDRQQVTAFVNLLYSLCRDLGVTIILVAHSNKAGDSYSGSTAWLNAVRSQIVLQRPEGAIDPDERLLTLGKANYARQGEELRFRWHEFALRLDRELPDDTRAQLADAVASAGANAAFLECLRARAAQGEGRGVGPNTGPNYAPSQFEGMPEAKGFTRMALKAAMDRLFHLGRIETYQFENKGKGRHVTLLRELPEPPRTAPRTAPEHSSRTPPNDTRTHPPHTPYTTYRGAASQAAAPQDDGLDESGDIIGWNDKSHGGR; from the coding sequence ATGACCCTCGCGCAGGACATCACCAAGCGCTTCAATGGCGACTGGCACGGTGATTATGGGGCTTTCCCGACGCCGGGCCACAGCCCGAGCGATCGCGGCACGACCGTGAAGGATGATCCCGGCGCTCCTGACGGCGTGCTGATCAACTCCTTCAACGGCGGCGATGCGATCGCGATCAAAGACCAGTGCCGCGAATGGGGTATCCTTCCCAGCCGCGACGCCGATCAAATCCGCAGCCGCTCGACCTGGCGGGTGACCGGCACGTTCGAATATGTCGATGAGGACGGCACAGTCCTTTACCGGACGCAGCGCCGGGAGAAGGCAGGCGAGCGCAAGAAGTTCGCCGCTGAGCGGCTCAACGGCACGGAATGGGCGGGCGGCATCAAAGGCATCAGGCGCGTTCTGTACCGGCTGCCGGACATCCTTGCCGCGCGGGCCGATGAACCGGTCTATCTGGTCGAGGGCGAGCGGAAGGCCGACAAGCTGGCGTCATGGGGCCTGATCGGAACTGCGGTAGCGTTCGGGTCCAATGGCTGGCTCTCGTCCTATGCTGATGCGCTGGCCGGCCGCGCCGTTATCATTCTGCCCGACAATGACGATGTGGGTCGTACCTTTGCCGAGAAGGCAGCCGCAGACCTGCAGGGGGCCGGTTGTTCTGTTCGTGTGATCGACCTTCCCGGCCTGCCGCCCAAGGGCGATATCATGGACTGGACCGGTAGCGCTGACGATTTGCGCGCGCTGGTCGAGAAGGTGCCAGCGCCCGCGGCAGAGACATTCGCCGTGGCCGATCTCGGAGCATGGGCGGGTATCCAGCCGACGCCCAAAGCGTTCATCATGGCGGGCTTCGTACCGGCTCGGGAGTTGACCCTAGCGACCGGTGCCGGCGGAGCGAACAAATCGACCTTCGGCCAGCAATTGGCGACGTGCTGCGCCGCGGGCGTTCCTATGCTGGGCATCGATGTCATGCAGGGCCCAGCCCTCTACATCACCGCGGAGGATGACGACGACCGTCTGCACTGGATGCAGACGCACATATGCCGTGCGCTGGCGGTTGATATGGCCGGCATGGCGGGTAAGCTTCACCTCGTCTCCCTGCGCGGACGGTTGGGCAATGAGCTGGCGACGTTCGACGCAGAGGGCAAGTTGCGCCCGGCGCCGTCGTTCCAGCTTCTCAAGGCGACGATCGAGCAGACCGGCTCAAGCCTAGTCGTGCTGGACAATGCCGCGCACCTGTTCGCTGGCAACGAGAACGACCGCCAGCAGGTCACCGCGTTCGTAAACCTGCTCTATAGCCTATGCCGCGATCTCGGGGTGACGATCATACTGGTCGCGCACTCCAACAAGGCGGGCGACAGCTATAGCGGCTCTACCGCCTGGCTTAACGCCGTGCGCTCGCAGATCGTTCTGCAGCGGCCGGAAGGGGCAATCGATCCCGACGAACGCCTGCTGACACTCGGCAAGGCCAACTATGCCCGCCAGGGCGAGGAACTTCGCTTTCGCTGGCATGAGTTCGCGCTACGGCTCGATCGGGAACTGCCGGATGATACTCGGGCGCAGTTGGCTGACGCTGTGGCGTCGGCCGGCGCCAATGCTGCCTTTCTGGAATGCCTGCGCGCCCGTGCCGCCCAAGGCGAGGGACGCGGCGTGGGCCCGAACACCGGCCCGAACTATGCCCCATCGCAATTCGAGGGGATGCCGGAGGCCAAGGGCTTCACCCGCATGGCGCTCAAGGCGGCAATGGATCGCCTTTTCCACCTCGGCCGGATCGAAACCTACCAGTTCGAGAACAAGGGAAAGGGGCGTCACGTCACACTGTTGAGAGAGCTTCCCGAACCTCCCCGAACGGCTCCCCGAACGGCTCCCGAACACTCTTCCCGAACTCCCCCGAACGACACCCGAACGCACCCCCCACACACTCCCTATACTACGTATAGGGGCGCGGCCTCTCAGGCCGCCGCGCCCCAAGACGATGGGCTGGATGAAAGCGGCGACATCATCGGGTGGAATGACAAATCTCATGGAGGCCGCTGA
- a CDS encoding DUF2213 domain-containing protein, whose translation MRRLADGRIAAVAKFARSGCYTYSGAEVGRPDLGTVTVYRPEDEVFSDDAMASFAHKAITLDHPSEGVTAANWKSVSVGFTEGRVARDGGFIEIPLMLADASAVAAYDSGRARELSAGYSCELVWGDGVAPDGTPFQAKQTRIRGNHIAQVPAGRAGSDCRIGDSMTNDANATTQSIRDAAFGKFRLSDSQKATIDARAAAEIASIENDPRKAWQQDDGVRSSKAVRDAALAARYR comes from the coding sequence GTGCGCCGCCTGGCCGATGGGCGAATTGCCGCCGTCGCCAAATTTGCCCGCAGCGGATGCTACACCTATTCCGGCGCGGAGGTCGGTCGTCCCGATCTTGGCACGGTGACCGTCTATCGCCCGGAAGATGAGGTTTTCTCCGACGATGCGATGGCCAGTTTTGCTCACAAGGCAATCACCCTCGATCACCCGAGCGAGGGCGTAACTGCCGCCAACTGGAAATCGGTCAGCGTCGGCTTCACGGAAGGTCGCGTCGCCCGCGATGGCGGTTTCATCGAAATTCCGCTGATGCTTGCCGATGCCTCCGCCGTGGCTGCCTATGACAGCGGCCGGGCGCGGGAACTGTCCGCTGGCTATTCGTGCGAACTGGTGTGGGGTGATGGCGTCGCGCCGGATGGAACGCCTTTCCAGGCCAAGCAGACACGGATTCGCGGGAATCACATCGCTCAGGTGCCCGCCGGCCGCGCGGGCAGCGATTGTCGGATCGGAGACAGCATGACGAACGACGCCAACGCCACCACGCAATCGATCCGAGACGCAGCCTTTGGCAAGTTCCGGCTGAGCGACAGCCAGAAGGCGACCATCGACGCGCGCGCCGCCGCCGAGATCGCTTCGATCGAAAACGATCCGCGCAAAGCCTGGCAGCAGGATGATGGAGTTCGGTCCAGCAAAGCCGTTCGTGACGCAGCTCTCGCCGCTCGCTACCGCTAA